The Helianthus annuus cultivar XRQ/B chromosome 16, HanXRQr2.0-SUNRISE, whole genome shotgun sequence genome includes a window with the following:
- the LOC110919532 gene encoding uncharacterized protein LOC110919532: MDTPPRRINPAQKLPEKGTPYSRKPAFDKMLHDRARPSYSPYRPRGRGSFPYSDRFTPLTKTPSEILATERVKNSFPRPLPIKPGPKAQPNEYCDFHRGFSHKTDDCMYLKREIEAAVKTGKLAHLVKEIKEGGGDRKGKDVREPGRADVDMIRKRDEFDTTRSVKARVLGSLDRMKAPILMPHLEENEVQRLPLNISAIIDGHKVARIHVDGGSGVQVIYEHYFLRFDRDVRDRLEEDSIPLVGFNNSVSHPLGKIRLPFKVGVGDRV, translated from the coding sequence ATGGACACCCCGCCCCGAAGGATCAACCCAGCTCAAAAACTTCCAGAAAAAGGTACACCTTACTCACGAAAGCCAGCTTTTGATAAAATGTTGCATGATAGGGCGAGACCCTCGTACTCCCCATATAGGCCCCGGGGGAGGGGCTCGTTCCCTTACTCTGACCGCTTCACCCCTCTCACTAAGACTCCTAGTGAAATACTGGCTACGGAGAGGGTGAAGAATTCATTTCCAAGACCACTGCCCATAAAGCCAGGACCAAAGGCACAACCGAACGAATACTGTGACTTCCACAGGGGATTCAGTCATAAAACTGATGATTGTATGTATCTAAAGAGGGAAATAGAGGCCGCTGTAAAAACGGGTAAACTAGCTCATTTGGTTAAGGAGATTAAGGAAGGAGGAGGGGACCGCAAAGGGAAAGATGTGAGGGAGCCTGGGAGGGCAGATGTAGACATGATTAGGAAAAGGGATGAATTTGATACTACCAGGAGTGTAAAAGCAAGAGTCCTAGGCTCCCTAGACCGCATGAAAGCTCCCATCTTAATGCCACACCTGGAGGAGAACGAAGTACAGCGGCTCCCCCTCAACATTTCAGCCATAATAGATGGGCACAAGGTAGCCAGAATACATGTGGACGGGGGAAGCGGAGTACAGGTGATATATGAACACTATTTCCTAAGGTTTGACAGGGATGTGAGGGATCGGCTCGAGGAAGATTCTATCCCCCTAGTGGGTTTCAACAACAGTGTGTCACACCCCTTGGGAAAGATCAGACTCCCATTTAAAGTCGGGGTAGGGGATCGTGTCTGA